Part of the Sphingomonadaceae bacterium OTU29LAMAA1 genome, GCGCGACGCACGGCGTCTCGGTCTCGCACCGTTCGCTCGGTTCGACCGGTCAGCGCCAGGATCCGGGTCGCGTCTTCAAGAACAAGAAGATGGCCGGCCACATGGGCGACAAGTATCGCACGCAGCAGAACCTCGAGGTCGTCGGCACCGACGCCGAGCGTGGTCTGATCTTCGTGAAGGGTTCGGTCCCCGGTTCGAAGGGTGGCTGGCTGTTCGTGAAGGACGCGGTCAAGGTCAAGGCGCATGCCGAGGCTCCCTATCCCGCCAGCCTGAAGCAGGCTGCCAACAGCAACACCGCAGCCGACACGCCCGTTGAGACGAGCGCGCCGGAAGCGACCGACGGCCAGGAGGGCTGAACGTGAAGGTCAAGGTTCAATCCTTCGCCGGTACCGACGCGGCGGACGTCGAGCTCAACGACGAGGTCTTCGGCCTCGATCCGCGCGCCGACATCCTGCATCGCGTGGTCACCTGGCAGCTCGAGAAGCGTCGCGAAACGGCTCGTGGCACGCGCGAGCGTGCAGACGTCGCCCGTACCGGCAAGAAGTTCGGTCGCCAGAAGGGCGGCGGTACGGCACGTCACGGCGATCGCCGCGCTCCCGTCTTCATCGGCGGTGGTAAGGCTCACGGCGCCCGCGTCCGCGACTTCAACCCCGGCCTGAACAAGAAGGTTCGTGCGCTCGGTCTCAAGATGGCTCTGTCGAGCCATGCCAAGGCCGGCTCGCTGATCATCATGGACAGCATCGTGGTCGAGGGTAACAAGACCAAGACGCTGGTCGGCGATCTCGCCAAGGTCGGCTTCGGCAAGACCGCGCTGGTCATCGACGGCGACGCCGTCGAGACGAGCTTCGCGCTGGCCGCCGGCAACCTGCACGGCATCAACGTGATGCCGTCCGCCGGTGCCAACGTCTATGACATCCTGAAGGCTGACACGCTGGTGCTGACCCGCGCGGCGGTCGAGAAGCTGGAGGCTCGCTTCAATGGCTAAGCAGCAGAAGGCCGTCGACAACCGTCATTATGACGTGATCGTCGCGCCGCACATCACCGAGAAGGCGACCTTGCTCTCCGAGCATAACGCCGTCGTGTTCAAGGTCGCGAACGACGCGACCAAGCCGCAGATCAAGGCTGCCATCGAAGCGATCTTCGATGTCAACGTGACCGGCGTGAACACGATCGTCCAGAAGGGCAAGACCAAGAAGTGGAAGGGCGCTCCCTATCAGCGCTCCGACATGAAGAAGGCCATTGTCACCCTGAAGGACGGCCAGTCGATCGACGTAACCGAGGGGGCCAAGTAAGATGGCACTCAAGCATTATAATCCGACGACCCCCGCG contains:
- the rplD gene encoding 50S ribosomal protein L4, coding for MKVKVQSFAGTDAADVELNDEVFGLDPRADILHRVVTWQLEKRRETARGTRERADVARTGKKFGRQKGGGTARHGDRRAPVFIGGGKAHGARVRDFNPGLNKKVRALGLKMALSSHAKAGSLIIMDSIVVEGNKTKTLVGDLAKVGFGKTALVIDGDAVETSFALAAGNLHGINVMPSAGANVYDILKADTLVLTRAAVEKLEARFNG
- a CDS encoding 50S ribosomal protein L23; amino-acid sequence: MAKQQKAVDNRHYDVIVAPHITEKATLLSEHNAVVFKVANDATKPQIKAAIEAIFDVNVTGVNTIVQKGKTKKWKGAPYQRSDMKKAIVTLKDGQSIDVTEGAK